A window from Montipora capricornis isolate CH-2021 chromosome 7, ASM3666992v2, whole genome shotgun sequence encodes these proteins:
- the LOC138055973 gene encoding uncharacterized protein, translating to MARLLQFLEGPALHAVQRYEAVPGGLNKTLSVLQNRFGQPFKIMKACIDALTKGPVIASQDKEGLQRFTDTALVMYDTLASMNCLTEMNASNLEKVILRLPRWLQDRFREHLVKLQKQGIIMPTFLDVVKFLNDRAEVANHPFFTQNSYETRHPRRSEDRSKLRVRHLTTLTTNVPGEDVKPDTSKAMRIIKCILCSQSHPLYRCDAFKSKSVEQRREFVFKKNICFNCVNSRDHLAKSCTSTNRCKVPGCGKPHHSLLHQSSLSLSRPDHQSNLTESTSTPAIPTSSLSDPSVPTASVNTSVAESLEIFLQIIPLKVIGKNGRHTTTYALIDSASDVTLIDPSLVQQLGIEVEEGELSVSTVNQREKQETGLRVDFMISSVDGQRSDYVTVRNAWALRDLTIPLKHMSAGKETTRWTHLQHVPFPDVERRKVSILIGTGTQEAFIPLEVRRGKPNESFAIRSCLEWSVLGGSLGAANKHLFNLNFVSTEHTSLSRQLEEFWLVESCGTLKETYRTMSVEDHKALKIINNTISFADGHYQMGLLWKYEDPHLPFNRSLAETRLKALKGRFRRSPELETKYRSVVNDYVAKGYARQLSEEEASSKSKITWYLPHHPVFNINKPNKIRVVFYAAAKFNGTSLNDRLYHGPDLTNNLVGVLIRFRQERRCFIKLKFYPKMQMP from the coding sequence ATGGCCCGCTTGCTCCAGTTTCTTGAAGGCCCCGCCCTCCATGCTGTACAAAGATATGAAGCCGTTCCTGGTGGGCTGAACAAGACACTAAGTGTTCTGCAGAACCGTTTCGGCCAGCCCTTTAAGATCATGAAAGCCTGTATTGATGCCTTGACAAAGGGTCCCGTCATCGCCTCTCAAGATAAAGAAGGTCTGCAACGCTTTACCGACACGGCCCTAGTCATGTACGACACCCTTGCATCAATGAACTGCCTTACCGAAATGAATGCCAGCAACCTCGAGAAAGTAATCCTAAGGCTGCCCAGATGGCTGCAAGACAGGTTTCGTGAGCATCTTGTGAAGTTGCAGAAACAAGGAATAATCATGCCCACCTTCTTAGATGTTGTCAAGTTCCTCAATGACCGGGCCGAGGTTGCCAATCATCCATTTTTCACGCAAAATTCATATGAGACGAGACATCCACGGAGATCTGAAGATAGAAGCAAACTGCGAGTACGTCACCTGACCACGCTCACCACAAACGTTCCCGGGGAAGACGTTAAGCCCGACACCAGCAAGGCCATGAGGATTATTAAATGCATACTGTGTTCCCAAAGTCATCCGCTCTACCGTTGTGATGCTTTCAAGTCGAAGTCGGTTGAACAAAGAAGGGAATtcgttttcaagaaaaatatctGCTTCAACTGCGTTAATTCAAGAGACCACCTGGCAAAGTCATGTACTTCTACCAATCGTTGTAAGGTACCAGGATGTGGAAAGCCGCACCACTCACTCCTCCACCAATCAAGCCTAAGTCTTAGTCGTCCTGATCATCAATCCAATCTTACTGAGAGTACATCTACTCCTGCTATCCCCACTAGCTCACTAAGCGACCCATCTGTACCAACAGCGTCTGTCAACACGTCTGTGGCCGAGTCTCTTGAAATATTCCTACAGATTATTCCCCTGAAGGTCATTGGTAAGAATGGAAGACATACGACAACATATGCACTCATCGATTCTGCGTCAGATGTAACCTTGATAGATCCATCACTAGTCCAACAGCTTGGCATTGAAGTTGAGGAGGGTGAACTCTCCGTCTCCACAGTCAACCAGCGAGAGAAACAAGAAACGGGTTTGAGAGTTGACTTCATGATTTCATCAGTTGACGGCCAGCGATCCGATTACGTCACAGTGCGAAATGCATGGGCTCTTCGAGACCTCACAATCCCACTAAAGCATATGTCTGCTGGCAAGGAAACGACTCGTTGGACCCACCTTCAACACGTACCATTCCCTGACGTCGAGAGGAGGAAGGTGTCCATTCTTATCGGAACTGGTACCCAAGAAGCCTTCATTCCTCTAGAAGTCCGAAGAGGTAAACCTAACGAGTCCTTCGCGATACGATCTTGTCTTGAATGGAGCGTCCTTGGTGGTTCCCTTGGTGCCGCCAATAAACACCTATTCAATCTGAATTTCGTATCAACTGAACATACGTCCCTCAGCCGTCAACTGGAAGAATTTTGGCTAGTTGAGTCTTGTGGAACTCTGAAAGAAACATATCGCACAATGTCGGTGGAAGATCACAAGGCGCTGAAGATAATCAACAACACCATCTCGTTTGCCGATGGTCATTACCAGATGGGACTTCTTTGGAAGTATGAGGACCCTCATCTTCCGTTTAACAGATCTTTAGCGGAGACCCGTCTCAAGGCCCTAAAAGGAAGATTCCGTCGAAGTCCTGAGCTTGAAACGAAGTATCGTTCCGTCGTAAATGACTACGTTGCGAAAGGATACGCAAGACAACTAAGCGAAGAAGAAGCCTCCTCCAAGTCCAAGATTACATGGTACCTGCCTCACCATCCAGTGTTCAATATAAACAAACCCAATAAGATCCGGGTGGTATTTTATGCTGCCGCCAAGTTCAATGGAACATCACTAAACGATCGACTGTACCACGGTCCAGACCTAACGAACAATCTGGTAGGAGTACTCATTCGCTTCCGACAGGAGAGGCGATGTTTCATCAAGTTAAAGTTCTACCCAAAGATGCAGATGCCTTGA
- the LOC138055974 gene encoding uncharacterized protein, giving the protein MLVHIFGATSSPCCANKALKQTAEDNKTRLSPEAVRTTKRNFYVDDLLKSVATTESAITLANQLVSALKEGGFHLTKFTSNSNRVLRAFAQEELANPSINLDLDELPIGRTLGLHWDAVSDNLQFKITSTNKPPTKRGLLSTVSSLFDPLGFLGPFLLPVKVILQQLWRIDASWDDPIQGPLLAQWNNWLKSISYVANLKIPRCFKSFSKRSISNIQLHYFSDASTHGYAAVGYLRLLDNDRKVHCAFVMGKTRNFPLKQWYVPRLELQAAVIATRLHLLIREELDLPLVGVTFWSDSLTTLKYIANERRRFKPFVANRVNEIREVSTPQQWRYVPTSVNPADDGSRGMELHKLNLKCRWLCGPNFLLYPEEEWPSLSIGTVSEHDSEVQRERSVMSISQGSSLDQLPKRFSSWPLLLTIVAWLVRFVNYVQREGSAELKGGITLPEIRLSTSKVVQLVQRQTFPDELDSLSAGHPVKRQSKLCTLSPVLVEGTLRVGGRIRHAPISYEAAHPMILPKKHPVSTLIIRYFHEILGHAGREHVLSCMLQHFWIIQARSLVRQVLRNQLPQAKRSTLESSHG; this is encoded by the coding sequence ATGCTCGTCCATATTTTTGGTGCAACTTCGTCACCCTGTTGCGCAAATAAGGCACTGAAACAGACAGCAGAAGATAACAAAACTCGTCTTAGTCCCGAAGCTGTCAGGACAACCAAAAGGAATTTCTATGTTGACGATCTGTTGAAGTCTGTGGCAACTACGGAGTCAGCGATTACGTTAGCGAACCAGCTTGTAAGTGCCTTGAAAGAAGGCGGATTCCATCTTACGAAGTTTACAAGTAACAGCAACAGGGTTCTGAGGGCCTTCGCTCAAGAGGAATTAGCAAATCCGTCCATCAACCTCGACCTTGACGAACTCCCCATCGGACGGACTCTGGGCTTACACTGGGATGCGGTATCTGATAACCTTCAATTCAAAATTACTTCTACTAACAAACCTCCAACCAAACGAGGCCTTCTGTCCACTGTCAGCTCATTGTTTGACCCTCTTGGTTTTCTCGGTCCATTTCTTCTTCCGGTCAAAGTTATTCTTCAGCAGCTATGGAGAATTGATGCTTCATGGGATGATCCGATACAAGGACCTCTCCTAGCTCAATGGAACAATTGGCTGAAGTCCATATCATATGTTGCCAACCTGAAGATTCCGCGATGTTTCAAGTCTTTCTCTAAAAGATCCATCTCAAATATCCAACTGCATTACTTTTCGGATGCGTCCACCCACGGATACGCGGCAGTCGGTTATTTACGGCTCCTTGACAATGATAGAAAAGTTCACTGCGCCTTTGTCATGGGAAAGACCCGGAATTTCCCTTTGAAGCAATGGTATGTTCCCCGCTTGGAGCTGCAAGCGGCCGTAATCGCTACCCGCTTACATTTGCTGATACGCGAAGAGCTAGACCTACCCTTGGTTGGTGTAACGTTCTGGTCCGACTCCTTAACCACTTTAAAGTATATAGCCAACGAAAGAAGACGGTTTAAGCCATTTGTAGCGAATCGAGTAAACGAGATTCGTGAAGTCTCTACGCCACAGCAATGGCGATATGTTCCAACATCGGTTAATCCAGCTGACGACGGATCGAGGGGAATGGAACTGCACAAGCTGAATCTAAAATGCCGTTGGTTATGCGGACCAAATTTTCTCCTTTACCCTGAAGAAGAATGGCCATCCCTCAGCATCGGCACAGTTTCTGAACATGATTCGGAAGTTCAACGAGAAAGATCTGTTATGTCTATCTCCCAAGGATCATCATTAGACCAGTTACCAAAACGTTTTTCATCCTGGCCACTCCTGTTAACCATTGTTGCTTGGTTAGTTCGTTTCGTCAACTACGTACAGAGAGAAGGGTCTGCAGAACTGAAAGGGGGTATAACTCTGCCTGAGATACGGTTATCAACCAGCAAGGTGGTGCAGCTAGTTCAGCGTCAAACCTTCCCTGACGAGTTGGATTCATTGTCAGCAGGTCACCCAGTAAAGCGTCAAAGCAAACTTTGCACTCTTTCCCCGGTTCTCGTGGAGGGCACTTTGCGAGTCGGAGGCAGAATTCGTCATGCTCCTATCTCTTATGAAGCCGCCCATCCAATGATACTACCCAAGAAACATCCAGTTTCAACACTCATTATCCGTTACTTCCACGAGATCCTTGGGCACGCTGGTCGTGAGCACGTGCTCTCTTGCATGCTTCAGCACTTTTGGATCATTCAGGCAAGATCCCTGGTGCGCCAAGTTTTACGAAATCAGCTGCCGCAGGCGAAACGAAGCACCCTTGAATCAAGTCATGGCTGA
- the LOC138055975 gene encoding uncharacterized protein: protein MWSDNGTNFTGADREIRLAIGQWSQDRLNKCLLKDEIHCSLCPLFQWKFQPPSASHMNGVWERMIRSGRKTMKAILGNQHTLIGLETLRTVFAEVVTILNSRPLTPNSDDPNDQEPLTPNHLLLQRKTLALPPGLFDQEDLHRRKQWRIAQFLADCFWKR from the coding sequence ATGTGGAGCGACAATGGCACGAACTTCACTGGTGCAGATAGAGAAATACGTTTAGCAATTGGGCAGTGGAGCCAGGATCGTCTGAACAAATGTCTGCTAAAGGACGAAATTCATTGTTCCTTGTGTCCGCTGTTCCAATGGAAGTTCCAACCTCCTTCCGCTAGCCATATGAATGGGGTCTGGGAAAGAATGATCCGAAGTGGCCGCAAAACCATGAAAGCAATCCTTGGAAACCAGCATACATTGATTGGATTGGAAACCCTTCGAACTGTCTTTGCTGAAGTAGTCACAATACTAAACAGTCGCCCTCTCACACCCAATAGCGACGATCCAAATGACCAGGAACCACTAACCCCAAATCACCTACTGCTTCAAAGGAAAACCCTCGCCTTACCACCGGGGCTGTTTGACCAAGAGGATCTTCATAGAAGGAAACAGTGGAGAATAGCTCAATTTCTTGCGGACTGTTTCTGGAAAAGGTGA